Within the Sulfurospirillum barnesii SES-3 genome, the region AATGATGCAAAACTTTTAGGAGCCCATTACATTTGTCAAAACAGTGCACAACATCTTTTAGAAATTGCTAAAACGTGTAAAATAGGTTCTAAAATAGGCATTTACTGTGCAAAGGGTGGTCTTCGTTCTAGTTCTCTTGCCAGCATTCTTGCACACATAGGCTATCAAGTGTATCGGCTTAAAGGGGGATACAAAAGCTACCGTTTTTATGTTCTTAGCTACCTTGAAAATCTTCCTCATCACCGTTTTATTGTCTTAGGGGGCAACACAGGGTGTGGTAAAAGTGAGTTACTAACCAAACTTTCACCTTCTTTAGACCTCGAAAAAATGGCAAATCATTTAGGATCCAGTTTTGGTCATATTAAAGGTATTCAACCAAACCAAAAAACATTTGAAAATAATCTATGCGAAATTTTACATAAAATCGACCCTCATACGTATATCTTTGTTGAGGCAGAGAGTAAAAAAATGGGCACATGCACCATTCCTTCTCGTTTATACAAACATATACATCAAGGAATTCGTGTTGAAATAACAGCGCCTCTTCCACAGAGAATTGAGCGCATTTTAAAAGATTACGCTTCTATGTCAGCTGATTTTTTTTACTCATCCATGCAAAAAATTGCACCTTATATTCAAAAAAGTGTTAAAGAAGAGATTTTTAGAGCCTATGAAAACAAACAGCTTGAAAAAGTGGTTGAACTGCTTTTACTGAAGTACTATGATGTTGTCTATAAAAAACCACAGCACAGTAATTTTTTTCTTGAATATGCAAAAGAACAAACAACGTATGATGCTTTAAATGCCTTACATGTAAACCTTTCCTCTACGAATCTTTAAGTCTTTTTTTACCTCTTTAGTGAGACAATAATAAGTTATTTATTAAAATATTATTTAAGAGGAGTATTTGTATAAAAATATTATTGGCTTCCATTGTATGCGCATCGTCTTTGTTTGCACATTTTCAAACAGTGATGACAGACAAATCTGTGATCGAGCAAGGTAGTAGCCCAAAAGTAGCGGTTCAGTATGAATTTACCCATCCCTTTGAACAAAACAGTATGAATATGGAAAAGCCTAAAGAGGCAGGCGTTTTTGCTGAGGGCAAAAAAACATCGCTTCTGTCTTCCTTTAAAGAGGTCAAAAAAGGCGCAATGACATCATGGACAAGTGAATACACGATTAAAGAACCAGGTGTATACCAATTCTATGTCGATCCTGTGCCGTATTTTGAGCCTGCTGAGGAGAAATTTATCCGCCATCAAACCAAAACGATTGTGGATGCGTTTGGTTCAGGCGAGGGTTGGGATAAACCCATTGGTCTTAAAGCAGAAATCATCCCACTTTCTCGCCCTTATTCACTCTATGCAGGCAATCTGTTTAGCGCCCAAGTGCTTTACAAAGGCAAACCCGTTGCGAATGCCGAAGTTGAAGTAGAATTCTACAACACAAAAGGGCTCAAAGCGCCCAATGAAATGTACGTTACGCAAGTGTACAAAGCCGATCAAAATGGCGTCTTTCATGTGGCACTCCCTCAAGAAGGCTGGTGGGGATTTGCAGCATTAATGGATGATGATGAAAAGATCAAAAAAGAGGGTAAAAGTTACCCTGTCGAATTGGGTGCTGTGCTGTGGCTCAAAACGGAGGCGATGAAATAAAATGCACCTCAGTGAAGGATTACTCAGACCTGAGATTTTAATCGGTGGAGCAGTCGTTTCGGCTGCTTTTACCCTGTATGCGTTTAAAACACTCAAAGATGATGAAATTCCTAAAACGGCCGTACTTTCAGCGCTGTTCTTTTTGGCGTCGTTCATTCATGTCCCCATTGGTCCCACATCGGTACACCTTGTTTTAGGGGGCATTATAGGCGCTATGCTAGGCATAAGAGCTTTCATTGCTATCTTTGTCGCCCTTTTACTCCAAGGCGTTCTTTTTGGCTTTGGAGGACTTACGACGCTGGGTATCAACCTCTTCAATCTTGCCACGCCAACACTGGTTGGGTATTGGCTTTTTATGCTTCCTCCCACCAAACGCTGGCACAAAGATTTGCTCTGGTTTTTAATTGGGTTTGTTC harbors:
- the cbiM gene encoding cobalt transporter CbiM — encoded protein: MHLSEGLLRPEILIGGAVVSAAFTLYAFKTLKDDEIPKTAVLSALFFLASFIHVPIGPTSVHLVLGGIIGAMLGIRAFIAIFVALLLQGVLFGFGGLTTLGINLFNLATPTLVGYWLFMLPPTKRWHKDLLWFLIGFVPLALSAVKLLDANQKELLTLKTDDEGKASATLPAAEFDIILEAGMGHQTQTHYIAQSHTKEEAKTLPSDTPWDKMLLGLAIIVFFFGALFWIKRKPSHA
- a CDS encoding DUF4198 domain-containing protein, whose protein sequence is MASIVCASSLFAHFQTVMTDKSVIEQGSSPKVAVQYEFTHPFEQNSMNMEKPKEAGVFAEGKKTSLLSSFKEVKKGAMTSWTSEYTIKEPGVYQFYVDPVPYFEPAEEKFIRHQTKTIVDAFGSGEGWDKPIGLKAEIIPLSRPYSLYAGNLFSAQVLYKGKPVANAEVEVEFYNTKGLKAPNEMYVTQVYKADQNGVFHVALPQEGWWGFAALMDDDEKIKKEGKSYPVELGAVLWLKTEAMK
- the mnmH gene encoding tRNA 2-selenouridine(34) synthase MnmH, with amino-acid sequence MLNELDIDAFMEKKSSFELLIDVRSPKEFEASHMVGAANYYVLNDAEHCEVGTLYKNVSRNDAKLLGAHYICQNSAQHLLEIAKTCKIGSKIGIYCAKGGLRSSSLASILAHIGYQVYRLKGGYKSYRFYVLSYLENLPHHRFIVLGGNTGCGKSELLTKLSPSLDLEKMANHLGSSFGHIKGIQPNQKTFENNLCEILHKIDPHTYIFVEAESKKMGTCTIPSRLYKHIHQGIRVEITAPLPQRIERILKDYASMSADFFYSSMQKIAPYIQKSVKEEIFRAYENKQLEKVVELLLLKYYDVVYKKPQHSNFFLEYAKEQTTYDALNALHVNLSSTNL